A genomic stretch from Kribbella amoyensis includes:
- a CDS encoding endonuclease, with translation MRAFRPDRRTFRPVLVLGVLLALLGVGITPAPAATTANLTVASALQRQDGSVGTVEGYVVGQPTATSTVVRSSFPNDYALALADSASQTSTGSMLYVQIPSAFRAQYGLKSNPGLMGKKLTVTGTLAAYFSHAGLKDGTAFSGGTGGGTDPGPDPGDYYASAIGKTGPALKSALHSIISNQTKLSYDQVWDALKDTDQDPANANNVILLYSGRSQSKSTNGGGANDWNREHVWAKSHGDFGTATGPGTDVHHLRPEDVSVNSARGNLDFDNGGSAVSECSGCTVDGDSFAPRAAVRGDVARMILYMAVRYEGGDGWPNLEPNDSVNNGSAPYMGKISVLKAWSAADPPDAFEKRRNQVIYDNWQHNRNPFIDHPEWVTSIWP, from the coding sequence GTGAGAGCTTTCCGCCCCGATCGTCGTACGTTCCGCCCCGTCCTGGTCCTTGGTGTCCTGCTGGCACTGCTCGGCGTCGGGATCACCCCCGCGCCCGCCGCGACCACGGCCAATCTCACCGTCGCGTCCGCCCTGCAACGACAGGACGGCTCCGTCGGCACGGTCGAGGGGTACGTGGTCGGACAGCCGACCGCGACCTCCACCGTCGTCCGCAGCTCCTTCCCGAACGACTACGCCCTGGCCCTCGCCGACAGCGCGAGCCAGACGAGTACGGGAAGCATGCTGTACGTCCAGATCCCGAGCGCCTTCCGCGCGCAGTACGGGCTCAAGTCGAACCCGGGGTTGATGGGCAAGAAGCTCACCGTCACCGGCACCCTGGCGGCGTACTTCTCGCACGCCGGGCTGAAGGACGGGACGGCGTTCAGCGGTGGGACCGGAGGTGGGACGGATCCCGGCCCGGATCCCGGCGACTACTACGCGAGCGCGATCGGCAAGACCGGGCCGGCGTTGAAGTCCGCGCTGCACTCGATCATCTCGAACCAGACCAAGCTCTCGTACGACCAGGTGTGGGACGCGCTCAAGGACACCGACCAGGACCCCGCGAACGCGAACAACGTGATCCTGCTCTACTCGGGCCGCTCGCAGAGCAAGTCGACCAACGGCGGCGGCGCCAACGACTGGAACCGCGAACACGTCTGGGCCAAGTCCCACGGCGATTTCGGCACCGCGACCGGCCCTGGTACCGACGTCCACCACCTCCGCCCCGAAGACGTGTCGGTCAACTCGGCTCGCGGGAACCTCGACTTCGACAACGGTGGATCCGCGGTCTCCGAGTGCTCGGGCTGCACGGTCGACGGCGACTCGTTCGCCCCGCGGGCCGCGGTACGCGGTGACGTGGCTCGGATGATCCTGTACATGGCGGTCCGATACGAAGGCGGCGACGGCTGGCCGAACCTCGAGCCGAACGACTCGGTGAACAACGGCTCCGCGCCGTACATGGGCAAGATCTCCGTCCTGAAAGCCTGGAGCGCCGCCGACCCGCCGGACGCCTTCGAGAAGCGCCGCAACCAGGTCATCTACGACAACTGGCAGCACAACCGGAACCCCTTCATCGACCACCCCGAATGGGTCACGTCCATCTGGCCGTGA
- a CDS encoding cation transporter has translation MSRGSFVVAVSGSIALVGFGLDSVVEVASGLIILWQFRHPVPESRERQALRAIAISFLALAAYIAVESTRALITQDAPDGSRVGIGLTIASLLIMPVLSTAQRRTGRALNSNAVVADGTQTPLCTYLSAVLLLGLLLNATLGWFWIDPVAALIIAVVAAREGVQAWQGKGCCSTRRRRLLLSLAAVPVLVIGQYDLQSCAVPLSPAGRACAASAQRLTVRRGVSDRWRVRAPGSARPRSRGHRRRRQH, from the coding sequence GTGTCGCGCGGCTCCTTCGTCGTCGCCGTCTCCGGTTCGATCGCGCTGGTCGGGTTCGGGCTCGACTCGGTCGTCGAGGTCGCCAGTGGGCTGATCATTCTCTGGCAGTTCCGCCACCCGGTTCCGGAATCGCGCGAGCGGCAGGCGCTTCGGGCCATCGCGATCTCCTTCTTGGCCCTGGCCGCCTACATCGCCGTCGAGTCCACGCGCGCTCTCATCACCCAGGACGCCCCGGACGGTTCGCGGGTCGGGATCGGGCTCACGATCGCCTCGCTTCTGATCATGCCGGTGCTCTCAACAGCCCAACGGCGGACCGGGCGGGCGCTCAACTCGAACGCGGTCGTTGCCGATGGCACGCAAACTCCGCTCTGTACCTACCTCTCGGCGGTACTCCTGCTCGGTCTGCTGCTGAACGCGACGCTCGGCTGGTTCTGGATCGACCCCGTCGCGGCTCTGATCATCGCGGTCGTCGCCGCCCGCGAAGGCGTCCAGGCCTGGCAGGGCAAAGGCTGCTGCTCGACCCGGCGACGCCGACTGCTGCTGAGCCTGGCGGCTGTTCCAGTACTGGTGATCGGTCAGTACGACCTGCAAAGTTGTGCCGTACCTCTGTCGCCGGCCGGCCGGGCGTGCGCTGCGTCGGCGCAGCGACTCACGGTGAGGCGTGGAGTATCCGATCGATGGCGGGTTCGAGCGCCTGGATCAGCTCGTCCCCGATCGCGAGGGCATCGGCGACGTCGGCAGCACTGA